From one Chlamydiifrater phoenicopteri genomic stretch:
- the sucD gene encoding succinate--CoA ligase subunit alpha — protein sequence MVFLLSSDLKIITQGITGKSGSFHTEQCMEYGSNFVGGVTPGKGGDFHLGLPIFDSVKEAREETGCEATMIFVPPPYAAESILEAEDAGIPLIVCITEGIPVKDMMEVVHVMKNSKTSKLIGPNCPGVIKPGACKIGIMPGYIHLPGKVGVVSRSGTLTYEAVWQLTKLGIGQSACVGIGGDPLHGTSFVDALREFNEDPDTDAILLIGEIGGSAEEEAAEWIKENGKKPVAAFVAGVTAPPGKRMGHAGAIVSVGSGRAEDKIIALRDAGVAVATIPSLIGQTVQGLL from the coding sequence ATGGTATTTTTATTGTCTTCGGATTTAAAAATTATTACTCAAGGGATAACAGGAAAATCGGGATCATTTCACACTGAACAATGTATGGAATATGGCTCCAACTTTGTAGGAGGAGTAACTCCTGGTAAGGGTGGGGATTTTCATCTCGGGTTGCCAATATTTGATTCTGTCAAGGAGGCCCGAGAAGAGACCGGATGTGAAGCGACGATGATTTTTGTCCCGCCTCCTTATGCGGCGGAATCTATATTGGAGGCAGAAGATGCTGGAATTCCCCTCATAGTTTGTATAACAGAAGGCATTCCAGTTAAAGATATGATGGAAGTTGTTCATGTGATGAAGAACAGCAAAACTTCCAAATTAATAGGGCCCAATTGTCCAGGAGTTATTAAACCAGGAGCTTGCAAAATAGGTATTATGCCCGGGTATATTCATTTGCCTGGTAAAGTTGGAGTAGTTTCAAGATCGGGAACATTGACATATGAGGCCGTATGGCAGCTGACTAAGTTAGGGATAGGACAGAGTGCTTGTGTGGGTATAGGAGGAGACCCCCTTCATGGAACATCTTTTGTTGACGCCTTAAGGGAGTTTAACGAAGATCCTGATACGGATGCGATCCTTCTCATAGGAGAGATCGGTGGTTCTGCTGAAGAAGAAGCTGCTGAGTGGATAAAAGAAAATGGAAAGAAGCCTGTAGCAGCTTTTGTTGCCGGTGTTACTGCTCCTCCAGGGAAAAGGATGGGGCACGCAGGAGCTATAGTTTCTGTAGGTTCAGGTAGGGCTGAAGATAAGATTATTGCTTTGAGAGATGCTGGGGTTGCTGTAGCGACGATCCCTTCGCTTATAGGGCAAACTGTTCAGGGATTATTGTAA
- the glmS gene encoding glutamine--fructose-6-phosphate transaminase (isomerizing) produces MCGIFGYLGLGSAISVVVNGLKKLEYRGYDSAGIAFFANGELLDHKSVGRVSSLEKKVSQEIPSEVAIGHTRWATHGEPTEQNAHPHFDANRTCAVVHNGIIENFESLRKQLISEGVSFCSDTDTEVIAQLVARYYEGNIEEAFYKALKRLSGSFACVLLHKDHPGKLLCVAKDSPLAIGISSSGVFVSSDARSFSEYVDSATFLSSGEIAIVSAKDLVVYDASMSSVEKSFRSIDVVDEKSYSKGEYEYHMLKEIYEQPEIFSALIAKYVVLDQETGLFDISPNFLSGVDLGQYSSVHIVACGSSYHAGCLAKYVFESFAKVPVRVEIASEFRYRDPCVDQNSLAILISQSGETADTLAALKEFRAKNVSFILGICNVPESSLVLAVDKHVLLEAGVEVGVASTKAFSSQLLLLTLLGVALAKVKGVQSASSIDLILRDFQNLAFNCSRILQDASIQRVVREYSHHDSFLFLGRRLMYPIALEAALKSKEIAYVYAEAHPAGELKHGPIALASEDLPIVAFCGDLSVYEKTVSSIMEVKARRAPVIAIAPESSSDIAAVVDALILVPDSHALSLPILCTIVLQLMTYFLALEKGTEVDYPRNLAKSVTVE; encoded by the coding sequence ATGTGTGGAATTTTTGGATATCTGGGGTTGGGTTCGGCTATTTCGGTAGTTGTGAATGGACTGAAAAAGTTGGAATACCGAGGATATGATTCTGCAGGCATAGCTTTCTTTGCTAATGGCGAGCTCCTTGATCACAAATCTGTGGGGCGGGTGTCTTCTTTGGAAAAAAAAGTTTCCCAGGAAATCCCCTCGGAAGTCGCTATAGGGCATACCAGGTGGGCGACTCATGGAGAGCCTACAGAGCAAAATGCGCATCCGCATTTTGATGCGAATAGAACCTGCGCTGTTGTTCATAATGGAATTATAGAGAATTTTGAATCTTTGAGGAAGCAGCTGATTTCCGAAGGAGTCTCTTTTTGTTCTGATACTGACACAGAAGTTATAGCTCAGTTAGTAGCCAGATATTATGAAGGAAATATAGAGGAAGCTTTTTATAAAGCCTTGAAGAGACTTTCGGGAAGCTTTGCTTGCGTTTTACTCCATAAAGATCATCCTGGAAAGCTTCTTTGTGTAGCTAAAGACAGCCCGTTGGCCATTGGTATCAGTTCTTCAGGAGTTTTTGTTTCGTCAGACGCAAGGTCCTTCTCAGAATACGTAGACTCAGCGACGTTTTTATCTTCGGGTGAGATAGCTATTGTTAGTGCGAAAGATCTGGTGGTTTATGATGCCTCTATGTCTAGCGTGGAGAAAAGCTTTCGCTCTATAGATGTTGTGGATGAAAAGTCCTATAGCAAAGGTGAGTATGAGTATCACATGCTGAAGGAGATTTATGAGCAGCCGGAGATTTTTTCAGCCTTGATTGCTAAGTATGTAGTTTTAGATCAAGAGACTGGGTTGTTCGACATTTCTCCAAATTTTTTATCTGGCGTTGATTTAGGGCAATATAGCTCTGTTCATATTGTTGCTTGTGGATCTTCTTATCATGCTGGTTGTTTGGCTAAGTATGTTTTTGAATCTTTTGCTAAGGTTCCTGTCCGTGTTGAAATAGCTTCTGAGTTTCGATACAGAGACCCTTGTGTAGACCAAAATTCTTTGGCTATTTTAATTAGTCAGTCTGGGGAAACTGCTGATACGTTGGCTGCTCTTAAAGAATTTCGAGCTAAGAATGTTTCTTTTATTCTAGGTATTTGCAACGTTCCAGAGTCTTCTTTGGTTTTGGCTGTAGATAAGCATGTGCTCCTTGAAGCAGGCGTTGAAGTGGGTGTAGCTTCGACAAAGGCTTTCTCTTCGCAGTTGCTGTTGCTAACGCTTTTGGGTGTTGCTTTGGCTAAAGTAAAGGGTGTTCAATCCGCTTCTAGCATAGACCTTATCCTTAGAGATTTTCAAAATCTAGCTTTTAATTGTTCGCGTATTTTACAGGACGCTTCTATTCAACGTGTTGTGAGGGAGTATAGTCATCATGATAGCTTTCTCTTTCTAGGAAGACGGTTGATGTATCCCATAGCTTTAGAAGCAGCCTTAAAAAGCAAAGAGATAGCTTATGTTTATGCTGAGGCTCATCCTGCGGGAGAATTGAAGCATGGGCCTATCGCTTTAGCTAGCGAGGATCTTCCTATAGTGGCCTTTTGTGGGGATCTCTCTGTCTATGAAAAGACTGTTAGTTCTATTATGGAGGTTAAAGCTAGACGAGCTCCAGTCATAGCTATTGCTCCAGAATCTTCCTCAGATATTGCTGCCGTGGTAGATGCTTTGATTTTAGTTCCGGATAGTCATGCTTTGTCTTTGCCTATTTTATGTACAATAGTGCTACAATTGATGACCTATTTCTTAGCGTTAGAAAAAGGAACAGAAGTTGATTATCCAAGAAATTTGGCTAAATCTGTAACTGTTGAATAA
- the glmM gene encoding phosphoglucosamine mutase has translation MDAHLLGLSKKQDQGEKVKLFGTDGVRGRANYHPMTVETTVLLGKAVAAVLKSSKASGRQKVVIGKDTRLSGYMFESALVAGLTSMGIETLVLGPIPTPGVAFITRAYRADAGIMISASHNPYQDNGIKIFSSEGFKITDSVEGRIEAMVTSGAFEDLPGDHAVGKSKRVVDALGRYIEFAKATFPKGSTLKGLKIVLDCAHGAAYRVAPYVFEELDAEVICLGCEPTGTNINSQCGALHPSVIQKAVIEHKADVGIALDGDGDRVIMVDEKGHIVDGDVILAVCAHDLKKKGVLRGDRVVATVMTNFGVLQYLEKLGLELILSPVGDRHVLQHMREHNVSLGGEQSGHLIFLDYNTTGDGIVSALQVLKIMTESESTLSDLTAPVCKSPQTLINIPTKEKIPIEDMPGVLEVIKDVEATLGGAGKVLVRYSGTENVCRVMVEGTKKHQVDGLAKLIADAIEAALGLCASK, from the coding sequence ATGGATGCGCATTTGTTAGGATTGAGCAAAAAACAAGATCAAGGGGAGAAAGTGAAATTATTCGGAACGGATGGTGTCCGAGGGCGAGCGAACTACCATCCCATGACGGTAGAGACGACAGTTTTATTAGGAAAGGCCGTTGCGGCTGTTTTAAAATCTAGTAAAGCTTCGGGTAGACAGAAAGTTGTGATAGGGAAAGACACGAGACTTTCCGGTTACATGTTTGAAAGTGCTTTGGTTGCAGGTCTTACTTCCATGGGCATAGAAACTTTGGTGTTAGGCCCTATACCAACCCCAGGAGTTGCCTTTATAACACGTGCATACAGAGCGGATGCGGGTATCATGATATCGGCTTCCCACAATCCTTACCAAGATAATGGGATTAAAATTTTTTCTTCAGAAGGGTTTAAGATCACAGATTCTGTAGAGGGGCGCATAGAAGCTATGGTGACCAGTGGAGCTTTTGAAGATCTGCCAGGTGATCACGCTGTAGGGAAAAGCAAGCGGGTAGTAGATGCTTTGGGGCGGTATATCGAGTTTGCTAAGGCGACTTTTCCAAAAGGTAGCACTTTAAAAGGGCTCAAAATAGTTTTGGATTGTGCTCATGGAGCGGCCTACAGGGTAGCGCCGTATGTCTTTGAAGAATTAGATGCAGAGGTGATTTGTTTAGGTTGTGAGCCTACGGGGACGAACATTAATAGTCAGTGTGGAGCCTTACATCCGTCGGTTATTCAGAAAGCTGTTATAGAGCACAAAGCAGATGTAGGCATTGCTTTGGATGGTGATGGAGATCGAGTGATCATGGTGGATGAAAAGGGGCATATTGTTGATGGAGATGTTATATTAGCTGTTTGTGCTCACGATTTAAAAAAGAAGGGCGTTCTCCGTGGTGATCGTGTTGTGGCTACTGTCATGACGAATTTTGGTGTTCTTCAGTATCTGGAAAAACTTGGTTTAGAGTTGATTCTTTCTCCTGTAGGTGATCGGCATGTTTTGCAGCATATGAGAGAACATAATGTATCTCTGGGTGGCGAGCAAAGTGGTCACTTGATATTTTTGGACTACAACACTACGGGGGACGGGATTGTTTCGGCTCTGCAAGTGTTGAAGATTATGACTGAGAGTGAGTCTACGCTATCTGATTTAACGGCTCCTGTGTGTAAGAGTCCCCAGACGTTAATAAATATCCCTACGAAAGAGAAAATTCCTATAGAGGATATGCCTGGGGTCCTTGAGGTTATTAAGGATGTAGAAGCTACCTTGGGGGGAGCTGGGAAGGTCCTGGTAAGATATTCTGGTACGGAAAATGTATGTCGAGTTATGGTTGAGGGAACAAAGAAACATCAAGTGGATGGGTTGGCAAAGCTTATCGCCGATGCTATAGAAGCCGCTTTGGGTCTTTGTGCTTCTAAGTAG
- the htrA gene encoding serine protease HtrA yields the protein MSVAALKRDVKGSESSQDALLKEISSGFSRVAKQATPAVVYIECFPKNARESRNMQRGNRIPHENPFDYFNDEFFNRFFGFPSPRERSVPKEAVRGTGFIVSRDGFIVTNHHVVEDAGKINVTLHDGQKYPATMVGIDPKTDLAVIRIKGDNLPYLQFGNSDKLEVGDWSIAIGNPFGLQATVTVGVISAKGRNQLHIVDFEDFIQTDAAINPGNSGGPLLGIDGKVIGVNTAIVSGSGGYMGIGFAIPSLMASRIIDQLIKEGQVTRGFLGVTLQPIDSELASCYKLDKVKGAMITDVVKGSPADKAGLKQEDIIVACNGKEIESLSAFRNSISLMTPGARVVLTIVREGKCKEIAVVVALAPREDGTTVLQKVGITVQNITPESAKKLGLGDAKGVLIVGVEPGSAAASSGIAAGQVILAVNRQKITSIEELNKVLKESHSENILLMVSQGDVIRFVALKPEE from the coding sequence ATGTCGGTCGCAGCATTGAAAAGAGATGTTAAAGGTTCTGAAAGTTCTCAAGATGCTTTGTTGAAAGAGATTTCTAGTGGTTTTTCTAGGGTAGCTAAGCAAGCTACTCCAGCAGTAGTTTACATTGAGTGTTTCCCTAAAAATGCTCGGGAGTCTCGAAATATGCAAAGAGGAAATAGAATTCCTCATGAGAACCCTTTTGATTATTTCAATGATGAATTTTTTAATAGATTTTTTGGTTTCCCTTCTCCTAGAGAACGCTCCGTGCCTAAAGAAGCTGTAAGAGGGACAGGTTTTATTGTATCCAGAGATGGTTTTATTGTTACCAATCATCATGTAGTTGAAGATGCAGGAAAGATTAATGTTACCTTACATGACGGTCAAAAATATCCTGCTACGATGGTAGGAATAGATCCTAAGACGGATCTTGCTGTCATTCGCATTAAAGGAGATAATCTTCCTTATCTGCAGTTTGGAAACTCAGATAAACTGGAGGTGGGAGACTGGTCCATAGCTATAGGAAATCCTTTTGGATTACAAGCAACCGTAACCGTCGGTGTTATTAGCGCTAAAGGAAGAAATCAACTACACATAGTAGATTTCGAAGACTTTATTCAAACTGATGCGGCAATAAATCCAGGTAATTCTGGAGGCCCTTTGCTAGGTATAGATGGGAAAGTTATAGGGGTTAACACTGCAATCGTCAGTGGCAGTGGTGGATATATGGGCATAGGATTTGCTATTCCGAGTTTGATGGCAAGTCGGATTATTGATCAGTTGATCAAAGAGGGGCAAGTAACTAGAGGTTTTCTAGGTGTTACTTTGCAGCCTATAGATTCAGAGTTAGCTTCTTGCTACAAGCTAGATAAAGTCAAAGGGGCTATGATTACCGACGTTGTTAAGGGCTCTCCCGCTGACAAAGCAGGCTTGAAACAAGAGGACATAATCGTTGCTTGTAATGGTAAAGAAATAGAATCTCTTAGTGCTTTTAGAAACTCAATTTCTTTGATGACTCCGGGAGCGCGTGTCGTACTTACTATCGTTCGAGAAGGCAAATGTAAGGAAATAGCTGTTGTTGTTGCTCTGGCTCCTAGAGAAGATGGTACGACAGTACTACAGAAAGTTGGTATCACTGTTCAAAACATTACTCCAGAATCTGCAAAGAAATTGGGGTTGGGGGACGCTAAGGGCGTTCTTATCGTTGGAGTGGAGCCTGGTTCTGCTGCTGCCTCATCAGGAATAGCCGCCGGACAAGTAATACTGGCTGTTAACAGGCAGAAGATAACTTCCATAGAAGAACTTAATAAGGTTCTCAAGGAAAGTCATTCAGAAAATATTCTGCTAATGGTTTCTCAGGGAGATGTCATTAGGTTTGTTGCCTTAAAGCCTGAAGAGTAA
- the sucC gene encoding ADP-forming succinate--CoA ligase subunit beta: MNLHEYQAKDLLSRYEMPIPPYEVISSGEEITSALSKLRVDEGIAKIQVHAGGRGKNGGVKVFKGKDSADSVINELLGMKFSNNQTGGKELLVEKVLVSPLVDIDSEYYVAVTMDRRRQCPSLIISPSGGMDIEEVLISSPQKMLSEPVTYYGKIYDYRLRKCVKFLGWTGKIAEQGILLMKQLVRAFMENDASLVEINPLVITKSGEFFVLDAKISIDDNALYRHPILSSCYDPSQENIRDVMAKQIGLSYIAMDGNIGCLVNGAGLAMSTLDILQFYGGNAANFLDVGGGASENQVKEAISLTLSDTNVQVLFVNIFGGIMDCSIIASGLVSALGQGETSRIPLVLRMEGTNVEKGKELLKQAGLEFYSVDSMDEGAQLAVKLSQKVIE, from the coding sequence ATGAATCTGCATGAGTATCAAGCCAAAGATTTATTATCGCGCTATGAAATGCCTATACCCCCCTATGAAGTAATTTCTTCTGGAGAGGAAATTACCTCAGCGTTGAGCAAGTTGCGTGTAGATGAAGGTATAGCAAAAATTCAAGTACATGCAGGAGGGCGAGGTAAAAACGGTGGAGTAAAGGTTTTTAAAGGAAAAGATTCTGCGGATTCTGTAATTAACGAGTTATTGGGAATGAAATTTTCTAATAACCAAACAGGGGGAAAAGAGCTTTTAGTAGAAAAAGTCTTGGTTTCACCCTTAGTGGACATTGATTCAGAATATTACGTTGCTGTAACTATGGATAGGAGAAGACAATGTCCATCATTAATCATTTCTCCATCAGGAGGTATGGATATTGAAGAAGTTTTAATTTCTTCTCCTCAAAAAATGCTGTCTGAGCCAGTCACTTACTACGGGAAGATTTATGATTACAGATTGCGAAAGTGCGTAAAGTTCTTAGGCTGGACAGGAAAGATTGCGGAGCAGGGTATTCTCTTGATGAAGCAGTTAGTACGGGCGTTTATGGAGAATGATGCTTCTCTTGTTGAGATTAATCCTCTAGTAATCACAAAGTCTGGAGAGTTCTTTGTTTTGGATGCTAAGATCTCCATAGATGATAATGCTTTATATAGGCATCCCATACTATCTTCTTGTTATGATCCCTCTCAGGAGAACATCAGAGACGTCATGGCTAAACAGATAGGATTATCCTATATAGCTATGGACGGAAATATAGGGTGTCTGGTTAACGGGGCAGGATTGGCCATGAGTACGCTGGATATCCTGCAGTTCTATGGGGGTAACGCCGCTAACTTTTTAGATGTTGGTGGAGGAGCTTCTGAAAATCAGGTTAAAGAAGCTATTTCATTAACCCTTTCTGACACAAATGTACAGGTGTTGTTTGTGAATATTTTTGGAGGGATTATGGACTGTTCCATAATTGCTTCTGGATTAGTCTCTGCCCTGGGCCAGGGGGAGACGTCTAGAATTCCTCTAGTATTGCGCATGGAGGGGACAAATGTGGAGAAAGGGAAAGAACTTCTCAAGCAAGCAGGGTTGGAATTTTATAGTGTTGACTCGATGGATGAAGGAGCTCAGCTTGCGGTCAAATTATCCCAGAAAGTAATTGAGTGA
- a CDS encoding M20/M25/M40 family metallo-hydrolase, with translation MKHLSDEFRKNEETFLKNFSQFIAFKTVSADKDVYGQDLLSCAHFLENFLSECFSVETWSTGDAPPILFAYNLSEDPEARTLLIYCHYDVQPALLSDGWSSDPFILTRRGNTFYGRGVSDNKGQCFYTLCALRDHFRKHKSFPCSIKIILEGEEEIGSNALKELASTYEDRLQADDLIFIDGGFSSPLQPSVSIGARGLANGYIVVKEASKDLHSGVFGGAAYNPNRALSELLASLHRPDNSISVENFYAEVTQQNFRDEIFYEDITEECKINLHFCPHGMEAGFSVGEAISIRPTLEITGIQGGYTGEGFKTVIPSKSTAYLSCRLVPFQNPEVIWDRIIDHLQQRLPEGLHLEHLLLSGSPAWQASSRSHIAIKLRSIYSILYNKPCQNIIMGASIPIVPILARLSNASPLICGVSYISDNIHGPNEQFSMEQLEKGYVSVRALIESMKE, from the coding sequence ATGAAACACCTTTCTGATGAATTTAGAAAAAATGAAGAAACTTTTTTAAAAAATTTTTCCCAATTCATAGCTTTTAAGACGGTTTCTGCTGACAAAGATGTCTATGGCCAGGATTTATTATCCTGCGCGCACTTTCTTGAAAATTTTCTCTCGGAATGTTTCTCTGTTGAAACTTGGTCTACTGGAGATGCCCCTCCAATTCTATTCGCCTACAATTTATCCGAAGATCCAGAAGCCAGGACATTATTAATCTACTGCCATTATGATGTTCAACCAGCACTTCTTTCTGATGGATGGTCTTCGGATCCCTTTATTCTTACCAGAAGGGGTAATACCTTCTATGGAAGAGGTGTTTCAGATAACAAAGGACAATGTTTTTACACATTGTGTGCTCTTCGAGATCATTTCCGCAAACATAAATCTTTCCCCTGCAGCATTAAAATCATCTTAGAAGGAGAAGAAGAGATCGGAAGCAATGCTTTAAAGGAACTTGCTAGCACTTATGAGGACCGACTGCAAGCTGATGATCTCATATTTATTGACGGAGGTTTTTCCTCTCCTCTTCAACCAAGCGTGAGCATAGGAGCTAGGGGCCTTGCTAACGGATACATTGTCGTTAAGGAAGCATCCAAAGACCTACATTCTGGAGTCTTCGGTGGTGCCGCTTACAACCCTAATAGAGCTCTCTCCGAACTTTTAGCTTCTCTCCACCGACCAGACAACTCTATTTCTGTAGAAAATTTTTATGCTGAAGTTACTCAACAAAACTTCAGAGATGAAATCTTTTACGAAGATATTACCGAAGAATGCAAGATAAACTTACACTTTTGTCCTCATGGCATGGAAGCTGGATTTTCTGTCGGAGAGGCCATATCTATAAGACCCACTTTGGAAATTACCGGTATACAAGGAGGTTACACTGGAGAAGGGTTCAAGACGGTGATACCATCCAAGTCGACAGCTTATCTTTCTTGCAGACTTGTTCCTTTTCAAAATCCAGAAGTTATTTGGGATAGAATAATAGATCACCTCCAACAGCGTTTACCTGAAGGCTTGCATCTTGAACACCTCTTGCTTTCAGGATCTCCTGCTTGGCAAGCCAGCAGCCGCTCTCATATAGCAATAAAACTTAGAAGTATCTATTCCATTCTTTACAACAAACCTTGCCAGAACATAATTATGGGAGCGTCCATTCCAATAGTACCCATTCTAGCAAGGCTATCCAATGCCTCACCGTTAATTTGCGGGGTATCTTATATCTCCGACAACATACATGGCCCTAATGAACAATTCTCTATGGAACAGTTAGAGAAAGGCTATGTATCTGTAAGAGCCCTTATAGAGTCTATGAAGGAGTGA
- a CDS encoding Bax inhibitor-1/YccA family protein: MGLFERDYYIRDTRMPGTFASRVYGWMTAGLGITTLVALGLYFSGLYKVLFPLWAVWCLATLGVSFLINNRIHRMTVPGVIGAFITYSVLEGLFFGTLMPVYAAAYGGGVIWASFGTAAVIFGGAAAYGMLTKNDLTQLSRLLFLGVMGFLFVTLGFAVLSFFFYMPMAYLFICYLGLAIFVGLTITDAQAIRKISERVHDDSDLAYKLSMIMALKMYCNVIMVFWYVLQIFSSSGNRD; this comes from the coding sequence ATGGGTCTATTTGAGCGAGATTATTATATACGAGATACCAGAATGCCTGGGACCTTTGCTTCTAGAGTATATGGGTGGATGACAGCTGGCCTAGGAATTACGACGCTGGTGGCGCTGGGATTATATTTCTCAGGATTATACAAGGTGCTATTTCCTTTGTGGGCAGTATGGTGTTTGGCCACTTTAGGCGTGTCTTTCTTAATTAATAATCGGATTCACAGGATGACTGTTCCTGGAGTGATTGGGGCTTTTATTACCTATTCTGTTCTTGAAGGATTGTTTTTTGGGACATTAATGCCTGTTTATGCGGCTGCTTACGGAGGAGGGGTTATATGGGCTTCTTTCGGTACTGCTGCTGTAATTTTTGGTGGAGCGGCAGCTTACGGTATGCTTACAAAAAATGACTTAACTCAGCTAAGTAGACTTCTATTTCTCGGAGTTATGGGCTTTCTTTTTGTTACTTTAGGGTTTGCTGTTTTATCGTTTTTCTTCTACATGCCAATGGCTTATCTGTTCATCTGTTACTTGGGCTTGGCTATTTTTGTTGGCTTAACGATTACTGATGCTCAAGCGATTAGAAAAATTTCTGAAAGGGTCCATGATGATTCCGATTTAGCATACAAGCTTTCTATGATCATGGCGCTAAAGATGTATTGCAACGTGATTATGGTATTTTGGTATGTGTTGCAAATATTTTCTTCCTCAGGCAACAGAGATTAA
- the ftsY gene encoding signal recognition particle-docking protein FtsY yields the protein MFKFLSSKLKSLFKGTVDEEFLENAERLFYESDFGAELTEKLLKTVQRSGETSKLPKHLKDVLSKVVWDVPPSTAHEINNNFPTKVFLIVGSNGTGKTTSVAKLASYFQRQGKKVLVVATDTFRAAGIDQLKLWADRMHCGFVSGQPGGDPASVAFDGLQSAKAKDYDIVIVDTSGRLHTNQPLMHELDKITQVCNKAIPNAPHEILITVDATAGGNAVEQVGAFLQSLPLTGFILTKTDSSAKGGTLFRIYQSLRLPAAFFGSGENIESLHPFDLDLFLDSFFQDLL from the coding sequence ATGTTCAAATTTCTTTCCAGCAAGCTTAAGTCATTGTTCAAAGGAACTGTTGATGAAGAATTTCTGGAGAATGCGGAGAGGTTATTCTATGAGTCCGATTTTGGAGCTGAGCTTACAGAGAAACTTTTAAAGACCGTTCAGCGATCAGGAGAAACTTCTAAATTACCTAAGCATCTCAAAGACGTTCTTTCCAAAGTAGTTTGGGATGTACCGCCATCTACGGCGCACGAAATTAATAACAATTTCCCCACTAAAGTCTTTCTTATCGTGGGAAGCAATGGCACAGGTAAAACAACCTCTGTAGCTAAACTGGCCTCTTATTTTCAGCGACAAGGAAAAAAAGTTCTTGTCGTGGCTACAGATACTTTCCGCGCAGCAGGAATAGATCAGCTCAAGCTTTGGGCAGATAGGATGCATTGCGGATTCGTTTCAGGTCAACCTGGGGGAGATCCTGCTTCTGTAGCTTTCGACGGCCTCCAATCGGCCAAAGCAAAAGATTACGACATTGTTATTGTAGATACTTCTGGAAGATTGCATACAAACCAACCTCTAATGCATGAATTAGATAAGATCACTCAAGTATGCAATAAGGCCATTCCTAATGCTCCCCATGAGATATTGATCACTGTAGATGCTACAGCCGGCGGAAATGCTGTAGAACAGGTCGGAGCTTTCTTACAGTCTCTCCCTCTTACGGGCTTTATTTTAACAAAAACGGACAGTAGCGCCAAAGGCGGCACTCTCTTTAGAATCTATCAGTCTTTGAGACTTCCTGCAGCTTTCTTTGGATCAGGCGAAAACATAGAATCTCTGCATCCTTTTGATTTAGACTTGTTCCTGGACTCTTTCTTCCAAGATCTTCTTTAA